In one Planctomycetia bacterium genomic region, the following are encoded:
- a CDS encoding DUF4139 domain-containing protein, with the protein MKRLFCLAAVLVCLRWCTLQAGEANTPVKEVKSRVAHVTVYTASALISRDVDVPEGTGLMELVVNPLPPQVVDGTLYSEGNDGVRILTTRYRTRAIEQDVREEVKKLNEERKKLAISKQEMEAKQKVLTDNLALLVKLEGFTGATMQHLTEKGLLSADQTISLSKYIMETRATKSDELAKLRQMIQVNQEADQFLARKLSEVAGGTNRTERDAVITINKANQAPARIRLNYLVSQASWSPQYKFRAGKEKEAVQVEYLAAIRQQSGEEWSNVTITLSTAQPMLNAAPPELRALAMNVVPMPGQGGGKGNVTIAGNQLSFGQQGQAQAPEPQSANNTPQEKLSSARDNRYRAQLEVNKKNFQAANTLWNEAAAAEQSLQLLTTKEEEMQVAVNDAFGGASEGPTVTYKLPSGISIPSRHDEQVVEVAKLTLSPDYYYKAIPVLTKHVYRLANLTNKSEMVLLPGEATMYQGTDFVGRTQLNLVAIGERFTVGFGVDPQLQVNRKLVDKIRKMKGANQELQYDYRILISSYKTEPVSVQVWDRLPQSETEAININVTKTSPDICKDTLYEREERSKNLLRWDVTVAPNTFGEKAMAITYQFKMELDRQLQVGALTK; encoded by the coding sequence ATGAAACGTCTGTTCTGTCTTGCCGCGGTCCTGGTCTGTTTACGCTGGTGTACGCTGCAGGCTGGTGAAGCCAACACGCCTGTCAAGGAAGTCAAAAGTCGGGTCGCGCATGTTACGGTGTATACCGCCAGCGCCCTGATCAGCCGCGATGTTGATGTTCCCGAAGGCACCGGCCTGATGGAACTGGTCGTCAATCCGCTGCCTCCCCAGGTGGTCGATGGCACACTCTATTCCGAAGGTAACGATGGCGTTCGCATTCTCACTACACGCTACCGCACCCGTGCCATCGAGCAGGATGTACGTGAAGAAGTCAAAAAACTGAACGAAGAGCGCAAGAAGCTGGCGATAAGCAAGCAGGAAATGGAAGCCAAGCAGAAGGTGTTGACGGATAACCTCGCACTGCTGGTCAAGCTGGAAGGCTTCACCGGCGCGACCATGCAGCATCTCACTGAAAAAGGTTTGCTGAGCGCCGATCAGACCATATCCCTTTCCAAGTACATCATGGAAACCCGTGCCACCAAGTCGGATGAACTTGCCAAGCTCAGGCAAATGATCCAGGTCAACCAGGAAGCAGATCAATTCCTTGCCCGCAAACTGAGCGAAGTAGCTGGAGGCACCAACCGCACCGAACGCGATGCGGTCATCACCATCAACAAGGCCAACCAGGCACCTGCCAGAATCCGTCTCAACTATTTAGTCAGCCAGGCAAGCTGGTCTCCGCAATACAAATTCCGGGCAGGCAAGGAAAAGGAAGCAGTGCAGGTGGAATATCTGGCAGCTATCCGTCAGCAATCGGGTGAAGAATGGTCTAATGTCACGATCACCCTTTCCACCGCGCAGCCTATGCTCAATGCTGCCCCGCCAGAACTTCGTGCATTGGCCATGAATGTTGTCCCCATGCCAGGGCAGGGTGGTGGCAAGGGCAATGTTACCATCGCTGGCAATCAACTTTCTTTCGGTCAGCAAGGCCAGGCACAGGCGCCAGAACCTCAATCAGCCAACAACACTCCCCAGGAAAAACTCAGCAGTGCTCGCGACAACCGTTACCGTGCACAGCTTGAAGTCAACAAAAAGAATTTCCAGGCGGCCAACACCTTGTGGAACGAAGCAGCTGCTGCAGAGCAAAGCCTGCAACTCTTGACCACCAAGGAAGAAGAAATGCAGGTAGCTGTCAACGATGCATTCGGCGGAGCCTCCGAAGGTCCCACTGTTACCTACAAGCTGCCCAGCGGCATCTCCATCCCCAGCCGACATGATGAACAGGTAGTAGAGGTGGCCAAGCTCACCTTATCACCAGACTACTACTACAAGGCAATTCCCGTGCTCACCAAACATGTCTATCGCCTGGCGAATCTCACCAACAAGAGCGAAATGGTTCTGCTTCCCGGCGAAGCTACCATGTATCAAGGCACCGACTTCGTAGGTCGCACCCAGTTGAACCTCGTCGCGATCGGCGAACGATTTACCGTTGGCTTTGGTGTTGATCCACAACTGCAGGTCAATCGCAAGCTGGTCGACAAGATTCGCAAGATGAAAGGTGCCAACCAGGAATTGCAGTACGATTACCGCATCCTGATCAGCAGCTACAAGACTGAACCAGTCAGTGTGCAGGTCTGGGATCGTCTGCCTCAATCAGAAACCGAAGCAATCAACATCAATGTCACGAAGACCAGCCCGGACATCTGCAAGGATACGCTGTACGAGCGGGAAGAACGTTCCAAAAATCTGCTCCGCTGGGATGTAACGGTTGCCCCCAACACCTTTGGCGAAAAGGCGATGGCGATTACCTATCAGTTCAAGATGGAACTCGACCGCCAGTTGCAGGTGGGAGCGCTGACCAAGTAG
- a CDS encoding alpha/beta hydrolase, translated as MYAKYTLWLLLAGLMSHATAISADDAPVKKSVQAADGVNIYCEVTGKGETTLLFLHGWCGDHEYWKHQVKEFAPQYQIVTIDQAGHGESGKNRTDWTIDSLAGDVEAVVKQLGLKRVILIGHSMGGPVSLAAAKRMPGKVVAVIGVDTLQNVEFQMPKEIVEHFTKQFETDFGGTLKNAIGSMLTANADAELKQWITTRALAQDQKMAASLMKNLMSQDPKTLLKEAKVPVRCINSAGGFQLHTPTAVDINKKYADYNAVTIPEVGHYPMLEKPKEFNQKLQDVLKEFAKE; from the coding sequence ATGTACGCAAAATACACGCTATGGTTATTGCTGGCAGGCTTGATGAGCCATGCTACAGCGATCAGTGCGGATGATGCGCCGGTCAAAAAGTCGGTACAGGCTGCTGATGGCGTCAATATCTACTGCGAAGTCACCGGTAAAGGCGAAACCACGCTGTTGTTCCTGCATGGCTGGTGTGGCGACCATGAATACTGGAAGCACCAGGTCAAGGAGTTTGCACCACAATATCAGATTGTCACTATTGACCAGGCCGGGCATGGCGAATCAGGCAAGAACCGTACTGACTGGACTATCGACAGCCTGGCTGGCGATGTGGAAGCAGTGGTCAAGCAACTGGGCCTCAAGCGCGTGATCCTGATTGGCCACTCCATGGGCGGCCCGGTATCGCTGGCTGCTGCCAAGCGTATGCCTGGCAAAGTGGTTGCGGTAATCGGCGTGGATACCCTGCAGAATGTCGAGTTCCAGATGCCCAAGGAAATTGTTGAACACTTCACCAAACAGTTTGAAACCGATTTCGGCGGAACGCTCAAGAACGCCATTGGCAGTATGCTGACCGCCAATGCTGATGCGGAATTGAAGCAATGGATTACTACACGAGCTTTGGCACAGGATCAGAAGATGGCTGCCAGCCTGATGAAAAATCTGATGAGCCAGGATCCCAAGACTCTGCTGAAAGAAGCCAAGGTACCCGTCCGCTGTATCAATTCTGCAGGAGGTTTCCAGTTGCACACTCCCACTGCGGTTGACATTAACAAGAAATATGCTGACTACAACGCAGTCACCATCCCCGAAGTGGGGCACTACCCCATGCTGGAAAAGCCCAAGGAGTTTAACCAGAAATTGCAGGATGTACTGAAAGAGTTTGCGAAGGAATAG
- a CDS encoding DUF1559 domain-containing protein — protein MKYRVSRGFTLVELLVVIAIISLLLALLLPAIQRVREASNRMQCANNLKQLGLAFHQYVNDYGALPPRRQTVTPFQGWGPLLLTYLEQTAISRDYDTKKNFYDPVNQPYIKLPLAIFACPTAEYGRKINIIDQMNMPTGAEGAAGDYFAANSVDAYWWPEPRRSAAANTMECPAMRDNSRRKFAAIRDGITHTLLLAEFAGRPDHWIMRQKQPTNANLQWANWWGPWASYQSSIFRTWSADGKTPGGPGTINCNNNWGIYAFHPAGANVLFCDGGVRFLPVGLDREVFAGIVTRDGGEVIDETSY, from the coding sequence ATGAAATATCGCGTTTCGCGTGGTTTTACACTCGTTGAACTTCTGGTGGTGATTGCCATCATCTCGTTGCTGCTGGCCTTGCTGTTGCCAGCCATTCAGCGTGTACGCGAAGCATCCAATCGCATGCAGTGTGCCAACAATCTGAAGCAACTGGGACTTGCGTTTCATCAATATGTCAACGATTACGGTGCATTGCCTCCCCGTCGGCAAACCGTGACCCCGTTTCAAGGGTGGGGGCCACTTCTTCTGACGTATCTCGAGCAAACGGCCATTTCCCGCGATTATGATACCAAGAAGAACTTCTACGATCCCGTCAATCAACCTTACATCAAGTTGCCTCTTGCGATTTTCGCCTGCCCCACGGCTGAGTATGGCCGGAAAATTAACATCATTGATCAGATGAATATGCCCACCGGCGCAGAGGGGGCTGCGGGCGATTATTTCGCTGCCAACAGTGTCGATGCCTACTGGTGGCCTGAGCCACGCCGTTCAGCGGCAGCCAACACGATGGAATGCCCTGCGATGCGAGACAATAGCCGTCGCAAGTTTGCAGCGATCCGCGATGGCATCACCCATACCTTGCTTTTGGCAGAGTTTGCTGGTCGGCCCGATCATTGGATCATGCGGCAGAAGCAACCCACGAATGCCAACCTGCAATGGGCCAACTGGTGGGGGCCTTGGGCATCGTATCAGTCATCCATCTTCCGCACCTGGAGTGCCGATGGCAAAACTCCAGGCGGGCCAGGCACTATCAACTGCAACAACAACTGGGGCATTTATGCGTTTCATCCTGCTGGGGCAAACGTGCTCTTCTGCGATGGTGGCGTCAGGTTTTTGCCAGTGGGGCTGGATCGCGAAGTCTTCGCAGGCATTGTCACTCGCGACGGCGGCGAAGTCATTGATGAAACAAGCTATTAA
- a CDS encoding discoidin domain-containing protein encodes MKWLSLAGCLAVLCACLFSPSPETTSVALSQDTAPVQFELKPGDHICFIGNNTADRMQHMGWLETLLHSRYPEHQLIVRNLGFAGDTLTTRLRSASFGTPDEWLTKCKADVVFAFFGYNESFAGKDGLAAFKSELDTFITHTLSQKYNGKSSPRLVLFSPLAHENLNSPNLPDGKANNERLKLYTEAMQQAAARHRITFVDLFTSSQTEYGHKKLPLTINGIHLNEHGDKVMAESIEKSLLASSITHETEYLEKLRTAINDKNFYWFQRYRTTDGYSIYGGRADLKFVNDQTNREVAQREMEVLDVMTANRDKHVWSVAQNKPAKVDDSNLPAFIPVISNKPGKGPNGQHLFLSGEEAIQSMKIAKGFKVNLFADEKMFPELINPVQMQFDTKGRLWVATWQTYPHWKPTEAMNDTLLILEDTDGDGKADKRTVFAGDLHNPTGFEFYNGGVMVAQAPNVVFLKDTNGDDKYNSKEIVLSGIDSADTHHTANSFVFGPDGALYFQEGTFHHTSVETPYTAPVRCANAGVFRYEPRTQKFETYISYGFANPHGHVFDKWGRDIVVDGTGSNPYHAALFSGYMEYPNKHRQPPQVYQQWTRPCSGMEILSSKHFPDELQGNLLVLNVIGYQGILMYKLRDKGASIEGIEDTRLLSSSDPNFRPADIKMGPDGAIYFCDWHNPIIGHMQHNLRDPNRDRTHGRVYRVTYEGRPLSEKVSVAGEPIEKLLQLLTHPEERVRYRTRVELSSRKTDEVLKAATAWLDALFQKPGDHAQEELEILWLFQQHNTVFSQLVHRLMKSQHGHVRAGAVRVLCYWRDRYPANYDEVPGKPPEKNGQSNSKTNSKRIDPQVAKKELEEFNEKIKTMERQNAKINDSTPNRSDLVYRGPEFEWPVSTLTALHSLCSDPDPRVRLEVARAASFLTDPEAVEIPLLIQQQPMDQYLTFVCQETMRTLEPIWKRHLALGKPFKMRTHIGNRFLVRNMNNTLLLKMERNADVCRELLTRPGIQDDYRLDALRNLTRMFHRSPAALLVETLTQLDQEKNLSDTSIFFDLVRLLAGRKADELKEIRPQLMQLALTARQPVIRQVGYVALMTVDGHVHSAWKLVADAKDRVSAEIDLATATSLLSDGSLREEAYNELMDVLNKSGTSTKLAPPAGRFVRIEIPGKNKTLTLAEVEVTSQGKNIARTGKATQSATAHGGAASRAIDGNTSGRYADGGQTHTPENGSNPWWELDLGSEQPIESIIIYNRTEDKFYRRLDGYTITVLNDQKQPVWQKTAQPGPEKMVTHTIAPHDPQAQLRGAVMLALTTVRGHEKKTFETLAKRLLQSPADQSAAMQAILRLPKNTWPVDQAKPLLEQTLKILKAIPVNQRTGTSGSLAMELADSLTTLLPADQTRPFRKELLDLGVRVIRIGTLLERMSYDKDVIVVQSGKPVEFIFENTDMMPHNLVISEPGTLETIGEAAEAMATSPEAANRQFVPPSDKILLASKLLQPRESQRLSFTAPKAPGVYPIVCTYPGHWRRMYAALYVVNDLEGYQTGPDAYLAAHPITIKDAMLKDRRPRTEWKYADLEPLLVDLKGGRSFSNGKQMFKVATCQACHRLENVGNNFAPDLFQLDPKWKPADVLRNIVEPSHQINEKYQTWTFATIDGKTITAIVLEETPESYKIIENPLVKAEPMILKKSDVEQKQKSNVSTMPKGLLDTLSRDEILDLLAYLLSQGKPDNEMFKGEGHKH; translated from the coding sequence ATGAAGTGGTTGTCGCTGGCTGGTTGTCTCGCCGTTTTGTGTGCCTGTCTTTTCTCTCCGTCGCCTGAAACTACCAGTGTAGCCTTATCGCAGGATACTGCACCGGTTCAGTTCGAATTGAAGCCCGGCGATCATATCTGCTTCATCGGTAACAATACCGCAGACCGGATGCAGCATATGGGTTGGCTGGAAACTCTCCTGCACAGCCGGTACCCGGAACATCAACTGATCGTGCGTAACCTGGGTTTTGCGGGAGATACACTGACTACTCGTTTGCGATCAGCGAGTTTCGGCACGCCTGATGAATGGCTCACGAAATGTAAAGCCGACGTGGTCTTTGCGTTCTTCGGCTACAACGAATCGTTTGCGGGCAAGGATGGACTTGCGGCATTCAAATCGGAACTCGATACGTTCATCACCCACACGCTCAGCCAGAAGTACAACGGCAAATCGTCGCCCCGGCTGGTGCTCTTCTCGCCACTGGCCCATGAAAACCTCAACTCGCCGAACCTGCCTGATGGCAAAGCCAATAATGAGCGATTGAAACTCTACACCGAAGCGATGCAGCAGGCCGCCGCCCGCCATCGCATTACTTTCGTCGATTTGTTCACCAGCAGTCAGACGGAGTATGGCCACAAGAAACTGCCACTGACCATCAATGGCATTCATCTGAATGAGCATGGTGACAAGGTGATGGCAGAGTCGATTGAAAAGTCTCTCTTAGCCAGCTCGATCACCCATGAAACGGAATACCTGGAGAAGCTGCGAACCGCCATCAACGACAAGAATTTCTACTGGTTCCAGCGTTACCGCACTACCGATGGCTATTCGATTTATGGCGGGCGGGCTGATCTGAAGTTCGTCAACGACCAGACTAACCGCGAGGTGGCTCAGCGGGAAATGGAAGTGCTCGATGTGATGACCGCCAACCGCGACAAGCATGTCTGGAGCGTGGCACAGAACAAGCCTGCCAAGGTGGATGACAGCAACCTGCCCGCGTTTATTCCGGTCATCAGCAACAAGCCGGGCAAAGGCCCCAACGGGCAGCACCTGTTCCTCAGCGGCGAGGAAGCCATCCAAAGCATGAAGATTGCCAAGGGCTTTAAGGTCAATCTCTTTGCAGATGAGAAAATGTTCCCGGAACTGATCAACCCGGTGCAGATGCAGTTCGATACCAAAGGCCGGCTGTGGGTTGCCACTTGGCAGACGTATCCGCACTGGAAGCCAACCGAGGCGATGAATGACACGCTGCTCATTCTGGAAGATACCGATGGCGATGGCAAAGCGGATAAACGCACTGTCTTCGCGGGCGATCTGCACAACCCCACCGGCTTCGAGTTCTACAACGGCGGCGTGATGGTCGCTCAGGCCCCGAACGTCGTTTTCCTGAAAGATACCAACGGCGATGACAAATATAATTCCAAGGAAATTGTCCTGAGCGGTATCGACTCAGCAGATACGCATCACACCGCCAACAGCTTTGTGTTCGGCCCCGATGGCGCCCTCTATTTCCAGGAAGGCACCTTCCATCATACTTCGGTTGAAACACCTTACACAGCTCCGGTGCGCTGTGCCAATGCGGGTGTGTTCCGTTACGAACCCCGCACGCAGAAGTTTGAGACCTACATATCGTACGGCTTCGCTAACCCGCATGGCCACGTCTTCGATAAATGGGGGCGGGACATCGTCGTCGATGGCACCGGTTCCAATCCGTACCATGCGGCCCTCTTCAGTGGCTACATGGAATATCCGAACAAGCACCGCCAGCCTCCACAGGTTTATCAGCAGTGGACGCGGCCTTGCTCCGGCATGGAGATTCTCAGCAGCAAACACTTTCCCGATGAGCTGCAAGGCAACCTGCTGGTGCTGAATGTCATTGGCTACCAGGGCATCCTGATGTACAAGCTGCGGGATAAGGGCGCCAGCATTGAGGGGATTGAAGATACCAGGCTACTGTCGTCAAGCGATCCGAACTTCCGGCCAGCCGACATTAAGATGGGACCCGATGGCGCGATCTATTTCTGCGACTGGCACAATCCCATCATCGGCCACATGCAGCATAATCTGCGCGACCCCAATCGCGACCGCACGCATGGTCGCGTGTACCGGGTGACGTATGAAGGCAGGCCGTTGTCGGAGAAAGTGAGTGTTGCCGGTGAGCCGATTGAAAAACTGCTCCAACTACTGACCCATCCGGAAGAGCGGGTGAGGTACCGGACCCGCGTGGAACTGTCTTCACGCAAGACAGATGAAGTGTTGAAAGCCGCTACCGCGTGGCTCGATGCACTGTTCCAGAAGCCTGGCGACCATGCTCAGGAAGAACTCGAAATCCTCTGGCTGTTCCAGCAGCATAACACGGTGTTTTCGCAACTGGTGCATCGGCTGATGAAGTCGCAGCATGGGCATGTGCGCGCCGGTGCGGTGCGAGTTCTCTGTTATTGGCGCGACAGGTATCCGGCCAATTATGATGAAGTACCTGGCAAGCCGCCTGAAAAGAACGGGCAGTCAAACTCCAAAACAAATTCAAAAAGAATTGACCCGCAAGTTGCGAAGAAAGAGCTGGAAGAGTTCAACGAAAAGATTAAAACCATGGAACGTCAAAATGCCAAAATAAATGACTCAACCCCGAATCGCTCTGACCTCGTCTACCGTGGCCCCGAATTCGAGTGGCCTGTCAGTACGTTGACCGCGTTGCATAGTCTGTGCAGCGATCCTGATCCGCGGGTACGCCTGGAAGTGGCACGTGCTGCCAGCTTTCTGACCGATCCCGAAGCAGTCGAAATTCCGCTCCTCATTCAGCAGCAGCCGATGGATCAGTATTTGACGTTTGTGTGCCAGGAAACCATGCGGACTCTGGAGCCAATCTGGAAACGGCATCTGGCATTGGGGAAGCCTTTCAAGATGCGAACGCACATCGGCAACCGCTTCCTCGTCCGCAACATGAACAACACGCTGCTTCTGAAGATGGAACGCAATGCTGATGTGTGCCGGGAACTGCTGACGCGGCCTGGCATTCAGGATGACTATCGTTTGGATGCCTTGCGTAATCTCACCCGCATGTTCCATCGTTCACCTGCGGCGCTTTTGGTAGAAACTTTGACACAACTCGACCAGGAGAAGAACCTGAGCGATACCAGCATTTTCTTCGACCTGGTTCGCCTGCTGGCGGGCCGCAAGGCGGATGAACTGAAGGAAATCCGGCCGCAGCTCATGCAACTGGCTCTGACCGCTCGTCAGCCTGTCATCCGCCAAGTGGGTTATGTTGCCCTTATGACGGTGGATGGGCATGTGCATTCCGCCTGGAAGTTAGTGGCTGATGCCAAAGACCGCGTGTCGGCTGAGATTGATCTGGCGACTGCTACCAGTTTGCTCAGCGATGGCAGCTTACGGGAAGAAGCCTACAACGAGTTGATGGATGTACTGAACAAATCGGGCACCTCCACCAAGCTGGCTCCGCCAGCCGGCCGTTTCGTTCGCATTGAAATCCCAGGCAAGAACAAAACCCTGACGCTTGCTGAAGTGGAAGTCACCTCGCAAGGCAAGAATATTGCCCGCACCGGCAAGGCCACGCAAAGTGCCACGGCACACGGCGGAGCAGCTTCGCGTGCCATCGATGGCAACACCTCAGGCCGCTATGCCGATGGCGGGCAGACGCACACACCCGAAAATGGCAGCAACCCCTGGTGGGAACTCGACCTCGGGTCGGAACAGCCCATTGAGAGCATTATCATCTACAACCGTACCGAGGACAAATTCTACCGCAGGTTGGATGGCTACACTATTACGGTGCTGAATGATCAGAAGCAGCCAGTCTGGCAGAAGACGGCACAGCCCGGACCAGAGAAGATGGTCACTCACACCATTGCTCCACACGATCCACAGGCACAGCTTCGGGGCGCGGTCATGCTGGCTCTCACCACAGTGCGTGGTCACGAGAAGAAGACGTTTGAAACACTCGCCAAACGGCTGCTGCAAAGCCCTGCTGATCAATCCGCAGCCATGCAGGCAATATTGCGCTTGCCAAAGAACACCTGGCCGGTGGATCAGGCAAAGCCACTGCTGGAACAGACGCTCAAGATTCTTAAAGCCATTCCCGTCAATCAGCGAACCGGAACGAGTGGCAGCCTGGCCATGGAACTGGCCGATTCACTGACAACGCTGTTGCCTGCAGACCAAACCCGACCTTTCCGTAAGGAACTCTTGGACTTGGGCGTGCGTGTCATCCGTATCGGCACATTGCTCGAACGCATGTCGTACGACAAGGACGTGATTGTAGTGCAATCCGGCAAGCCGGTCGAATTCATTTTTGAAAACACCGACATGATGCCCCATAACCTGGTCATCAGCGAACCGGGGACACTGGAGACCATTGGTGAAGCAGCGGAGGCAATGGCCACTTCGCCCGAAGCCGCCAACAGGCAGTTCGTTCCGCCTTCCGACAAGATTCTGCTGGCCAGCAAACTGTTGCAGCCACGCGAATCCCAGCGGCTGAGTTTCACTGCACCCAAAGCGCCCGGCGTGTATCCCATTGTCTGCACCTACCCCGGCCACTGGCGCAGGATGTATGCAGCACTCTATGTGGTGAACGATCTGGAAGGATACCAGACCGGGCCTGATGCCTATCTTGCAGCACATCCGATTACCATCAAGGATGCCATGTTGAAGGATCGTCGGCCTCGCACGGAATGGAAGTATGCCGACCTGGAACCACTGCTGGTCGATTTGAAAGGGGGACGCTCTTTCAGTAACGGCAAGCAGATGTTCAAGGTAGCGACCTGCCAGGCGTGCCATCGGCTTGAAAACGTGGGCAACAACTTTGCTCCTGATCTGTTCCAGCTTGATCCCAAGTGGAAACCAGCCGACGTGCTCAGAAATATCGTAGAGCCTTCGCATCAGATCAATGAAAAATATCAGACTTGGACGTTTGCTACCATCGATGGCAAAACCATCACCGCCATCGTGCTGGAGGAAACGCCTGAGAGTTACAAGATCATTGAAAACCCGCTGGTCAAGGCGGAGCCGATGATCTTGAAAAAGAGTGATGTGGAGCAGAAGCAGAAGTCAAATGTTTCCACCATGCCCAAGGGCTTGCTCGATACGCTATCTCGCGATGAGATTCTCGACCTGCTGGCTTATCTACTCTCCCAAGGCAAACCGGATAATGAGATGTTTAAGGGTGAGGGGCATAAGCATTAG
- a CDS encoding TIGR01777 family oxidoreductase, with product MPPENHTKKIVIAGGSGFLGISLATWLTRAGYSVVILSRKPPTLSGKWQHVAWDARTTGDWCGELSGAAGLVNLAGRSVNCIKTPDHQDEILRSRVESTRVLGHALRNIQQAPPVWVQMSTAHIYGDPPELVCTESSPTGYGLAPYVGKAWEEEFQQSLLPQQRGVVLRTGFVLGRDLGAGGGAFTMFRNLARFGLGGTVGSGRQGMSWIHETDMNRIFEQALINYSMKGMYVASSPHPVSQKEFMRYLRKAMGMPIGLPAFSWMVRFGAKWILRTDPELALYGRYVIPQRLIDEGFTFQYAKLPDAFQELVG from the coding sequence ATGCCTCCCGAGAACCACACTAAAAAGATCGTGATTGCCGGTGGCAGCGGGTTTCTGGGCATTTCGCTTGCCACCTGGCTGACACGGGCTGGTTACTCCGTTGTTATCCTGTCGCGTAAGCCCCCAACACTTTCAGGCAAGTGGCAGCATGTTGCATGGGATGCTCGAACGACGGGTGACTGGTGCGGGGAGCTTTCTGGTGCAGCGGGGCTGGTGAATCTCGCTGGTCGGAGTGTGAACTGCATTAAGACACCCGATCATCAGGATGAAATCCTTCGATCCCGTGTTGAATCAACCCGCGTGCTGGGACATGCTTTGCGGAACATTCAACAGGCGCCACCCGTCTGGGTGCAGATGAGTACAGCACATATCTATGGCGACCCGCCTGAACTGGTCTGCACGGAAAGCTCGCCAACTGGTTATGGCCTGGCTCCCTACGTGGGGAAAGCATGGGAGGAAGAGTTCCAGCAGAGCTTGTTGCCACAGCAGCGTGGCGTCGTATTGCGAACAGGCTTTGTGCTGGGCCGCGATCTGGGCGCTGGCGGTGGTGCCTTTACAATGTTTCGCAACCTGGCACGATTCGGTCTGGGCGGTACAGTGGGTTCAGGCAGGCAGGGCATGAGCTGGATTCATGAAACGGACATGAACCGGATTTTTGAGCAAGCACTGATCAACTACAGCATGAAGGGCATGTACGTTGCCTCGTCGCCTCACCCGGTATCGCAAAAAGAGTTCATGCGCTACTTGCGGAAAGCGATGGGTATGCCCATCGGCCTACCTGCATTCTCGTGGATGGTCCGCTTCGGCGCCAAGTGGATTCTGCGAACCGACCCGGAACTGGCACTTTATGGCAGGTATGTCATCCCCCAACGACTGATCGATGAAGGTTTCACGTTTCAGTATGCCAAACTCCCCGATGCGTTTCAGGAACTGGTGGGATGA